A genomic window from Malassezia vespertilionis chromosome 6, complete sequence includes:
- the RFT1 gene encoding Oligosaccharide translocation protein rft1 (TransMembrane:13 (n3-14c19/20o361-378i390-410o416-436i457-482o494-516i537-558o578-605i737-757o793-810i822-839o845-862i883-903o923-945i); COG:D; EggNog:ENOG503NWTC): protein MAVCWATALYVPLGASLRAFEDAVPRTHRFIKCASWPEYFSVRSDAPRTLAPVPVQFCLAQYLVMCFLCHAPYATKAAPEKQPFRPALQQFLVHLEVWPSTYDVRARQTAAQFVRRLLDGDVAQCAQLVPIDAVQHRTDWNGDTTVHMELDLLVYLLYAACDGPLQLHEQRWALAWMDTHADIILSVHRYLVAWPPHVAAELGTRWARAARFSDTLAYRWICLACEKQIDVLHTFEQLGGAFADMYGTHSAVQRRIESCMIRLARSTHAVATADGPIPLVFVAQTQCIPRYLGMRIQALVRPGAPQDSAPAFCAFATTLIEQRLLPVHIEDRAWDTIPASPLLLRAHNTLDALAAELRSVGLHYSTRAFGAALFAATTQRVERAISSARALLVLQIGVRVCTFVLTQMLVRTASPAVFGAANVQLELVLGVVLALARDGVRAAVLREREQEDMHASVHNIALLPIGVGAVLAGVVGGVYRFYLAPHDLQAHGAAFSFSVGMYCAGAVLELCAEPLYTYALGENWYVGLRTAMEGGAVLLRACSALFLLRPALLAAVQARVHVGEDGAALLAFAASRAAYGLAVLVIGFVGVAWYASMHTAILAFVPQRAPIQHPTWSLVRVTTAQAALKFLLAEGDKMAVAHLTPLAVQGGYALASNYGSLLARTVFQPLEESARLYFGGMAARAVLAADEKKTGEQNAHTAAATQESDASARQGPYFASMTPTCPPSNTSAMQGSAALLALLLHAQLVLGTLLITFGPPLAHPFLLAVAGPRWAVDPQSGAASHAAHIFSAYFYYLPIMGINGLVEAFLQSTAAPQILSRYSYTLLLSSLVFVGTLWIGRGEAVLVLANCAGLGLRAYVSWRYMYSVFAPFPALKRQIEWQHVLPSLPVLGVCAAAGFALRSMHAQLPPFVALSTLRDVHSALTRLAATTLCTLSCILAVLVLCERQRVLAAFAALQATR from the exons ATGGCCGTTTGCTGGGCCACGGCGCTGTAcgtgccgctcggcgcatcgctgcgcgcattcGAGGACGCGGTGCCACGTACGCATCGATTCATCAAGTGTGCTTCGTGGCCCGAATACTTTtctgtgcgcagcgatgcgccgcggacCCTGGCACCGGTGCCTGTCCAGTTCTGCCTCGCGCAGTACCTTGTTATGTGCTTCCTGTGCCACGCACCGTACGCTACCAAAGCCGCTCCTGAGAAGCAGCCATTTCGCCCTGCTCTGCAGCAGTTCCTTGTGCATTTGGAGGTGTGGCCGAGTACGTACGACGTGCGTGCACGCCAAACAGCAGCGCAGTTTGTACGCCGCCTGCTGGATGGCGACGTCGCAcagtgcgcgcagctcgtgcCTATCGATGCGGTACAGCACCGCACTGACTGGAACGGCGATACTACGGTGCATATGGAACTTGATCTTCTCGTGTATCTCTTGTACGCGGCGTGCGATGGCCCACTGCAACTGCACGAACAGCGATGGGCGCTCGCATGGATGGATACACATGCAGACATCATCCTGAGCGTACACAGATACCTTGTCGCATGGCCTCCGCATGTAGCAGCAGAGCTCGGGacgcgctgggcgcgcgctgcgcgcttttccgACACGCTCGCCTACCGCTGGATTTGCCTGGCGTGCGAAAAACAAATCGACGTGCTCCACACGTttgagcagctcggcggtgcatttgcagACATGTACGGCACACACTccgccgtgcagcgccgcatcgagtCGTGCATGATTCGCCTCGCGCGGTCCACGCACGCAGTCGCCACTGCCGATGGGCCGATCCCGCTCGTATTTGTCGCACAGACGCAGTGTATACCACGATACCTCGGCATGCGTATCCAAGCTCTCGTTCGccctggcgcgccgcaggacAGCGCGCCTGCCTTTTGCGCATTCGCCACAACACtcatcgagcagcgcctcttgcCGGTGCACATCGAGGACCGAGCATGGGATACTATACCTGCATCACCGCTACTGCTACGCGCACACAATACCCTcgatgcactcgccgcagagctgcgcagcgttggGCTCCACtacagcacgcgcgccttCGGCGCCGCTCTCTTTGCTGCCACCACGCAGCG cgtcgagcgcgcgatttCGTCAGCGCGGGCTTTGCTGGTGCTGCAAatcggcgtgcgcgtgtgcacgtTTGTGCTTACGCAGATGCTCGTGCGCACTGCATCGCCCGCCGTGTTTGGCGCGGCGAATGTGCAGCTGGAGCTCGTGCTGGGcgttgtgcttgcgctggcgcggGACGGCGTTCGTGCGGCGGTACTGCgtgagcgcgagcaggaaGATATGCATGCGAGTGTGCACAACATTGCGCTCCTTCCGATTGGTGTCGGTGCAGTGCTTGCTGGAGTTGTCGGCGGCGTGTACCGCTTTTatctcgcgccgcacgaccTGCAAgcccacggcgctgcattttcTTTCTCCGTGGGCATGTactgcgccggcgcggtgctggaGCTGTGTGCAGAGCCTTTGTATACATATGCGCTTGGAGAAAACTGGTATGTAGGACTGCGTACTGCAATGGAgggcggcgctgtgctctTGCGTGCCTGCTCGGCGCTGTTTCTGCTGCGGCCAGCATTGCTTGCAGCTGTACAGGCTCGCGTGCATGTTGGCGAGGATGGCGCAGCATTACTTGCATTTGCtgcgagccgcgccgcgtacggGCTGGCTGTGCTGGTGATTGGGTTCGTTGGCGTTGCATGGTATGCATCCATGCACACCGCCATCCTCGCTTttgtgccgcagcgtgcgccgaTCCAACATCCGACGTGGTCGCTTGTGCGTGTGACAACagcgcaagccgcgctcAAGTTTTTGCTCGCAGAAGGCGATAAGATGGCCGTAGCGCATCTTACACCGCTTGCGGTGCAAGGCGGCTACGCACTTGCGAGCAATTATGGCTCgctgcttgcacgcacTGTATTCCAGCCGCTCGAGGAGAGTGCGCGGCTGTATTTCGGGGGcatggcggcgcgtgcagtaCTGGCAGCAGATGAAAAGAAAACGGGGGAGCAGAACGCACACACGGCAGCGGCCACACAAGAAAGCGatgcatcggcgcgccaaggaccATACTTCGCTTCCATGACCCCCACTTGCCCTCCATCCAACACCTCTGCGATGCAAGGTAGCGCTGCACTGCTTGCTCTCTTactgcacgcacagcttgtgcttggcacgctgctCATCACGTTTGGCCCGCCACTCGCACACCCATTCCTCCTCGCCGTTGCCGGACCGCGGTGGGCCGTCGATCCAcagagcggcgctgcgtcgcacgcgGCACACATCTTTAGCGCCTACTTTTACTATTTGCCGATCATGGGCATCAATGGGCTCGTCGAGGCATTCCTGCAGTCGACGGCGGCCCCGCAAATACTCTCGCGCTACTCGTACACGCTCCTCCTCTCCAGCCTTGTCTTTGTCGGTACGCTATGGATTGGGCGCGGAGAGGCCGTGCTTGTGCTCGCCAACTGTGCAGGACTTGGGCTCCGTGCATATGTCTCGTGGAGATACATGTACTCCGTATTTGCGCCGTTCCCTGCGCTCAAGCGGCAAATTGAGTGGCAGCACGTTTTGCCTTCCTTGCCCGTACTTGGCGtctgtgctgctgcaggcTTCGCTCTACGATCTATGCACGCACAGCTACCGCCTTTTGTCGCGTtgagcacgctgcgcgatgtgcACAGTGCATTgacgcgccttgctgccACGACGCTGTGCACTCTCTCATGCATTCTCGCCGTCTTGGTGCTGTGCGAGCGGCAGCGTGTACTTGCAgcgtttgcagcgctgcaggcaACGCGGTAG
- the RPB11 gene encoding DNA-directed RNA polymerase II core subunit (EggNog:ENOG503P5DE; COG:K; BUSCO:EOG0926591L), which yields MANQPDRFSLFLLQPGERRIEVQDDMRIANAATFYFNKEDHTLGNMLRHAVLAIPGVLFCGYKVPHPLEPRVLVKIQTDGSITPAEALQQACAKLIVETGTLKQSWAKEVRLSADHSGLDARGAYGAPLWNAYGVEADVAPETDRGAGAAMGSYVDM from the coding sequence ATGGCGAACCAGCCCGACCGCTTCAGCCTCTTTCTACTCCAGCCGGGCGAGCGGCGGATTGAGGTGCAGGACGATATGCGTATTGCAAATGCAGCCACTTTTTATTTTAATAAGGAGGACCACACGCTCGGAAACATGCTGCGACATGCCGTGCTGGCGATCCCGGGTGTGCTCTTCTGTGGATACAAAGTGCCACATCCTTTGGAACCGCGTGTGCTTGTCAAGATCCAGACAGATGGGAGCATCACGCCGGCAGAGGCCCTGCAGCAGGCTTGTGCGAAACTGATCGTCGAGACGGGAACACTTAAGCAGAGCTGGGCCAAGGAGGTGCGGCTCAGTGCAGATCATAGCGGCTTGGATGCTCGTGGTGCTTacggtgcgccgctctgGAATGCGTACGGCGTGGAGGCGGATGTTGCGCCCGAGACGGACCGTggtgcaggcgcggcaatgGGCAGTTATGTAGATATGTGA
- a CDS encoding uncharacterized protein (TransMembrane:10 (i170-192o198-217i258-278o284-305i381-401o421-445i457-474o529-551i558-575o587-609i); COG:P; EggNog:ENOG503NVVT): MVQSDVADYSIGAAALAGQVEYNEHLQQAGEAVEVLPAPLAHFDDGVKIDESVEEWHFPSEEERRTLRRVPEKMNWATFSIAICEFAERFSFYGATQVYTNFINHRRPVLNDGSISRTGAAKDSGQNSGALGMGSEASNGLVTFNQFWCYVTPLFAAWLADTHWGRYKTIVWGVVVAEIGHILLVISAIPGVLDNEQGAKACFIIALIVMGTGTGVFKSSCPVFVSEQKKVVQQTVVTLKNGEQVIIDPALTTARVFVWYYLMINLGSLAGQLGMIYAERDIGFWLAYLLPTLVFLLPIPVLMFFNKTYVKLPPTGSILGTASKAIGRVLRAHWSWNPVRCIRNFKSQGVWDAARPSCVPEAERPVWMTYSDRWVDELRRGVKACGISIFLPLYWLCYNQITSNLITQAGQMDLGGQPTELVSQLDPIFVIVLVLLFNLVIYPLVDKYRIPFSPIKRITAGFIVASTSMIWAAVLQDYIYKTNPCGKHVGDSVPHLNAQGQPVMGANGQPELCDQVSSSLSVWIQSGPYVLIAFSEIFTSVVAMEVAMLMAPKNMRSMVMAVISTLTVAIASAIGEAFNPLSKNPLFTWSYTTFACLSFVGGIAFWFTFRYIDREQEQLNLIGQEGFDAEQGYEKTEEEKALDRAEKLNPNANKNIIRGLGESSRTGVETEKPEAGTAIGNDVA; encoded by the coding sequence ATGGTCCAGTCCGATGTGGCCGACTATAGCATAGGTGCGGCAGCCCTGGCCGGCCAAGTCGAATATAATGAGCATTTGCAGCAAGCAGGGGAGGCAGTTGAGGTGTTGCCAGCGCCGTTGGCACACTTTGACGACGGTGTTAAGATCGACGAAAGTGTCGAGGAGTGGCATTTTCCCTCGGAAGAAGAGCGCCGAACGCTCCGTCGTGTTCCGGAAAAGATGAACTGGGCGACGTTCAGCATTGCGATTTGTgagtttgccgagcgcttCAGCTTTtacggcgcgacgcaagtgTACACCAATTTTATCAACCACCGGCGCCCTGTGCTGAACGACGGCTCCATCTCAAGAACAGGCGCCGCAAAAGACTCGGGCCAGAACTCTGGTGCGCTGGGTATGGGCTCAGAAGCCTCCAACGGCCTCGTTACTTTCAACCAGTTTTGGTGCTACGTTACACCCCTATTTGCCGCTTGGCTCGCCGATACGCACTGGGGTCGGTACAAAACGATCGTGTGGGGCGTCGTTGTTGCTGAGATTGGGCATATTCTCCTTGTAATTTCTGCGATCCCTGGTGTGCTCGACAATGAACAAGGTGCCAAGGCATGCTTTATTATTGCATTAATTGTTATGGGTACAGGCACGGGTGTATTCAAGTCGTCGTGTCCTGTGTTTGTCTCGGAGCAGAAAAAGGTCGTGCAGCAGACGGTCGTGACGCTCAAGAACGGCGAGCAGGTGATTATTGACCCCGCACTCACCACTGCACGTGTGTTTGTTTGGTACTACTTGATGATCAATCTCGGCTCGCTTGCTGGACAGCTCGGCATGATTTACGCAGAAAGGGATATTGGTTTCTGGCTTGCGTACCTACTCCCGACCTTGGTCTTTTTGCTGCCAATACCGGTGCTCATGTTCTTTAACAAAACATACGTCAAACTTCCTCCAACAGGATCTATCCTTGGTACGGCGTCCAAAGCAATTGGGCGTGTCCTCAGAGCGCACTGGAGCTGGAATCCCGTGCGCTGTATTAGAAACTTTAAGTCGCAGGGTGTGtgggatgctgcgcgacctTCCTGTGTGCCGGAAGCGGAGCGCCCTGTGTGGATGACGTACAGTGATCGCTGGGTCGATGAGCTGCGTCGTGGTGTCAAGGCATGCGGTATCTCGATTTTTCTTCCGCTCTACTGGCTCTGTTACAACCAGATCACAAGCAACCTTATTACCCAGGCTGGACAGATGGATTTGGGCGGCCAACCCACCGAGCTGGTCTCGCAGCTGGACCCCATTTTCGTCATTGTCCTTGTCCTGCTCTTTAACCTGGTCATTTACCCCTTGGTCGACAAGTACCGCATTCCTTTCTCGCCCATCAAACGTATTACCGCTGGCTTTATCGTTGCGTCTACCTCAATGATCTGGgccgccgtgctgcaggaCTACATTTACAAAACGAACCCGTGTGGAAAGCATGTGGGCGACTCTGTGCCGCATCTCAATGCGCAGGGACAGCCGGTGATGGGCGCGAATGGCCAGCCGGAGCTATGTGACCAGGTATCCAGCTCACTGAGTGTTTGGATTCAGTCGGGGCCGTATGTGCTCATCGCATTTAGTGAGATTTTCACTTCGGTCGTCGCAATGGAGGTTGCAATGCTCATGGCACCCAAGAATATGCGTTCCATGGTCATGGCTGTGATTAGCACGCTCACGGTCGCCATTGCATCTGCGATTGGCGAGGCATTTAATCCGCTGTCCAAGAATCCTTTGTTTACCTGGTCCTACACGACTTTTGCATGTTTGTCCTTTGTGGGCGGCATTGCATTCTGGTTTACGTTCCGCTACATTGATCGTGAGCAAGAGCAGCTCAACCTAATCGGGCAGGAAGGCTTTGATGCTGAGCAGGGCTATGAGAAGACCGAGGAAGAAAAGGCGCTGGACAGGGCAGAAAAGCTCAACCCCAATGCAAATAAGAACATCATTCGTGGTCTTGGGGAAAGCTCCAGAACGGGGGTCGAAACTGAAAAGCCCGAAGCGGGTACTGCGATTGGCAATGATGTTGCCTAA
- a CDS encoding uncharacterized protein (BUSCO:EOG092608WU; EggNog:ENOG503NX6B; COG:S): MRINLGTVAERMRELRLNARTTRLPEKFMRKFVERIERIAMGRDAQYSMPLFRQTIGAFYGTLVEATTLRKLKESRNMDELVQLFLSSAQTSLRKRISDEKAWKEECHAETGLFVGVVRESLRSFGAVPRELSERLNEYARVESLSELGEAPTKRLSQEISPAAAASWPVMNAVGTLFSMDVAQLVMDIESIQRESTLAAGLSDLKRCVFCIHTNRSWPGAQGDFSSEDTYKKWRSNELSSLSALMVEICKADPSLLSTPSGDANANRPRKSLDAAFLETVRPDFMQPPEGIDEDGAFTYIPPDPLAAYHCIFARCMDLDLERIRQKDKDEEVLLTILSPLHEQLLQLVAVRWRIPRIYHITTNLRLLKVKFDCGEIPFECMHEALEKALQFCSADALLLRVQDQKRLLRCLDSLADSCMRNIYTVYKDMDAADMTELAPNLELITTTRSLISVIAPDRPHTGAVDAEMSELHEAVRISAIQSYTEKTTELFATEPLYLVQTMTLSLRWIQQKVQALDAKFPPALLSISPTYHIVQKLVPLYLDDLESIRDAALQQAIMMGDTAIYDALDLFQCVRDLMAMYEATEPLVPLRFDLCRWFAPYVQQWLALAEQRAQEWVLNAVRADTFAPIEGAVHSTSINDLFDALQQPLNFFLALKWPNRYGNACFLTEIAKCVSRLIELYCHTVESLFMAEMLPAKDAAAVPLSGFAAFLDSQRANEYLGALPPKQAAWLAKAKQSIAPERVVKPFFFEPQSCVKLNNIEAARTLLDVLYRRMDADAQAAILQHERADDSAIAAHGAPQHLFTVKIVRAELQSKEELRGYVENVSLDTFVTLSDDRGERLAKTRTILSTASPRWDEVLDIPVPEALWISATVWHREAEMPRILGRASLHLDPDNFAEQTVQEAWLDLDSGAGKLMVRINKEVIVDDILFHFGLAFRLLKRAEVDMVRVLVDHMSMFMRQYLSRSVLRSMVRARRVDLDRALDNVKALYTSAVAQTSFTIPPVDKSRAKMLSDQEIEEAIAPLLDYFEESLGTLKSSLSEDEAQFVLTCIWKEVLVTLEGLLVPPLADSPSDMKQLSEKEVDIVFKWLSFLRNYFNAYDPASGVAHGVPLDVLQGPKYRELLSYLLLHDQSTDQLMIECVRSFQAHLATDALAHRRTRRAKSVLDQRSLGTIKKHKRAKAYDDASSQADMAMKILRMRPGTGDFLAQQLVSMKTLKLGKDTARSAIPSLRRSSQRLSMLAASRKRDKAA, from the coding sequence ATGCGGATCAATCTAGGCACggtcgccgagcgcatgcgcgaaTTGCGGctcaatgcacgcaccacACGACTCCCCGAAAAATTCATGCGCAAGTTtgtggagcgcatcgagcggATTGCCATGGGGCGCGACGCCCAGTACAGTATGCCGCTTTTCCGCCAGACGATCGGTGCATTTTACGGCACGCTCGTGGAGgcgacgacgctgcgcaagctaAAAGAAAGCCGCAATATGGACGAACTTGTGCAGCTTTTTCTTTCCTCCGCACAGACGTCGCTCCGGAAGCGCATTTCCGACGAAAAAGCGTGGAAGGAAGAGTGCCATGCAGAGACGGGGCTATTTGTCGGTGTTGTGCGTGAATcactgcgcagctttggcgcggtgccgcgcgagctgAGCGAGCGCCTGAACGAATATGCCCGTGTCGAGTCCCTCTCTGAGCTTGGCGAAGCACCAACGAAGCGCCTTTCCCAGGAAATCAgtcctgctgctgcagcgtcgtggCCCGTAATGAATGCGGTGGGCACCTTGTTTTCCATGGACGTCGCACAGCTTGTCATGGATATCGAGTCGATCCAGCGAGAGTCGACGCTGGCAGCGGGCCTATCCGATCTCAAACGCTGCGTCTTTTGTATCCATACTAACCGCTCATGGCCCGGCGCACAGGGTGACTTTTCAAGCGAGGATACGTACAAAAAGTGGCGGTCCAACGAGCTCTCTTCACTGTCGGCCTTGATGGTGGAGATATGCAAAGCGGATCCTTCTTTGCTCAGCACACCGTCCGGCGACGCCAATGCAAATCGCCCGCGCAAATCCCTTGACGCGGCTTTCCTGGAAACCGTCCGTCCGGATTTCATGCAGCCTCCCGAAGGCATCGATGAGGACGGTGCATTTACGTACATCCCCCCTGACCCTTTGGCAGCCTACCACTGTATCTTTGCACGATGCATGGACCTTGATCTGGAGCGAATTCGGCAGAAAGACAAGGACGAAGAGGTGCTGCTGACCATCTTGTCGCCCCTCCACGAGCAGCTCTTGCAGCTTGTTGCCGTCCGCTGGCGCATTCCCCGCATTTACCACATCACCACGAACCTGCGCCTACTCAAAGTCAAGTTTGACTGCGGCGAGATCCCTTTTGAGTGTATGCACGAAGCGCTCGAAAAAGCCTTGCagttttgcagcgccgatgcgctACTTTTGCGCGTTCAGGACCAGAAGCGTTTATTGCGGTGCCTTGACTCGCTCGCCGATTCGTGTATGCGCAACATATACACTGTCTACAAAGACATGGACGCCGCCGACATGACTGAACTTGCGCCGAACCTTGAGCTGATTACTAccacgcgctcgctcaTCTCGGTGATTGCGCCCGACCGCCCGCACACCGGCGCAGTGGACGCGGAGATGAGCGAATTGCACGAGGCAGTGCGCATTTCTGCGATCCAAAGCTACACGGAAAAGACCACAGAGCTCTTTGCCACAGAGCCCTTGTATCTTGTACAGACCATGACCCTTTCCTTGCGATGGATCCAGCAAAAAGTACAGGCGCTGGATGCCAAGTTTCCCCCGGCGCTCCTGTCTATTTCTCCGACGTACCACATTGTACAGAAACTCGTGCCACTCTACCTCGATGACCTTGAATCCATacgcgatgcggcgctccagcaAGCGATCATGATGGGCGATACTGCGATCTACGACGCTCTTGACCTGTTCCAGTGCGTGCGCGATTTGATGGCCATGTATGAGGCGACGGAGCCTCTTGTGCCTCTGCGTTTTGACTTGTGCCGCTGGTTTGCACCGTACGTCCAGCAATGGCTTGcacttgccgagcagcgcgcgcaagaatgGGTTCTGaacgccgtgcgcgccgatACGTTTGCACCGATTGaaggcgcggtgcacagCACCTCGATCAACGACCTGTttgacgcgctgcagcagccgcTCAACTTTTTCCTCGCGCTCAAGTGGCCCAACCGCTACGGGAATGCGTGCTTTTTGACCGAGATTGCCAAGTGCGTGAGCCGCTTGATTGAGCTGTACTGCCACACGGTCGAGAGTTTGTTCATGGCCGAGATGCTGCCTGCCAAAGATGCCGCGGCAGTGCCGCTCTCTGGCTTTGCTGCGTTCCTCGATAGCCAGCGTGCGAATGAATACCTCGGCGCATTGCCCCCCAAACAAGCGGCATGGCTTGCCAAAGCAAAGCAATCGATTGCGCCCGAGCGCGTCGTCAAGCCTTTTTTCTTCGAGCCGCAATCGTGTGTAAAGCTGAACAATAtcgaagcggcgcgcacacttCTAGACGTGCTTTACCGCCGCATGGACGCAGACGCACAAGCAGCCATTCTCCAGCACGAGCGTGCTGACGACTCGGCgattgctgcgcacggcgcgccgcaacaTCTTTTCACGGTAAAgattgtgcgtgcagagctGCAGAGCAaggaggagctgcgcggctACGTAGAGAACGTCTCGCTCGATACCTTTGTCACGCTCAGCGATGACCGCGGAGAGCGACTCGCCAAGACGCGCACAATCCTGTCCACtgcgtcgccgcgctgggacGAGGTGCTGGATATTCCTGTGCCCGAAGCATTGTGGATCAGCGCCACCGTCTGGCATCGTGAGGCAGAAATGCCGCGCATTTTAgggcgcgcatcgctgcaccTCGACCCCGATAATTTTGCAGAGCAAACCGTGCAGGAGGCATGGCTCGACTTGGACAGCGGCGCCGGAAAGCTCATGGTGCGGATCAACAAAGAGGTCATTGTAGACGATATCCTGTTCCATTTTGGCCTCGCATTCCGCCTCCTGAAACGCGCAGAGGTCGATATGGTGCGTGTTCTTGTCGATCACATGAGCATGTTTATGCGGCAGTACCTGTCGCGCTCTGTATTGCGGTCCATggtccgcgcgcggcgtgttgATTTggaccgtgcgctggacaatgTCAAAGCGCTTTACACCAGCGCCGTTGCACAGACCAGCTTTACCATTCCGCCCGTGGacaagagccgcgcaaagATGCTGAGTGACCAGGAAATTGAGGAGGCGATTGCCCCGCTGCTCGACTACTTTGAAGAgtcgctcggcacgctgaAGAGCTCGCTGAGTGAGGATGAGGCGCAATTTGTGCTTACGTGTATATGGAAAGAGGTGCTCGTCACCTTGGAAGGCCTGCTGGTGCCTCCGCTCGCAGACTCGCCGTCCGACATGAAGCAGCTTTCCGAGAAGGAAGTCGATATCGTGTTTAAATGGCTCTCGTTTTTGCGCAACTACTTCAATGCGTACGACCCAGCGTcgggcgtcgcgcacggcgtgccATTGGACGTGCTGCAAGGACCCAAGTACCGCGAGTTGCTATCCTACCTCTTGCTCCACGACCAATCTACCGACCAGCTCATGATTgagtgcgtgcgcagcttccAGGCACATCTTGCCACCGAcgctcttgcgcatcggcgcacacgcaggGCCAAGTCCGTGCTCGATCAGCGCTCGTTGGGGACCATTAagaagcacaagcgcgccaaggcgtACGACGACGCATCCTCGCAGGCAGATATGGCAATGAAAATACTGCGTATGCGCCCTGGGACGGGCGATTTtttggcgcagcagcttgtGTCGATGAAGACGTTAAAGCTGGGGAAGGATACGGCGCGCTCAGCCATCCCgagcttgcggcgctcttccCAGCGCCTCTCGATGCTCGCTGCGAGCAGAAAAAGGGACAAGGCTGCCTGA
- a CDS encoding uncharacterized protein (COG:A; EggNog:ENOG503NXXZ): MSKPDEADDLYADLYGEEAQTTVVPAPAAQPETVSDPRAQPARQAAGPEADSAAGGSFIPGMPSAAPPSSDTSLLLDNADARSAAAARGEHVAPQDLPDEGKMFVGGLNWDTTEEGLRKYFGQFGPVSSCTVMRDGASGRSRGFAFVTFADPKSVNAVMVREHYLDGKIIDPKRAIPRPEQSKTQKCFVGGLPQTVTQDSFRKLFQQFGHVLDSTVMMDKDTGRPRGFGFVTFEDDEGVEKTLATQPLLLDGKPIEVKRAQSRGQAPTAAPAGRFSSCTNDTAKSGAQAPLRMWGAGADAGAKGGMPAAQGAFDPQAMAKMYQQMGWGSSAWNPQMMWQQMMSAYMGGGAAKSGWNAGAQGASNPAAAYMRAAYSGAGAGGNAGAGANPPRGGADAQTGWGGRGQDESRGRQGGSGSGHQREHSPVRGSRNYDERNRF, encoded by the exons ATGTCGAAACCGGACGAGGCAGACGATCTGTATGCAGATTTGTACGGCGAGGAGGCGCAGACTACTGTagtgcctgcgccggcCGCACAGCCAGAGACAGTTTCTGATCCACGTGCGCAGCCGGCGCGCCAGGCGGCGGGCCCCGAAGCGGACTCCGCTGCAGGCGGCTCGTTCATCCCTGGGATGCCctctgctgcgcctcctaGTTCAGATACGTCCCTTTTGCTGGACAATGCCGATGCACGTAgtgctgcggcggcacgtggcgagcatgtcgcgccgcaggatTTGCCGGACGAGGG AAAAATGTTTGTCGGTGGCCTGAATTGGGACACTACGGAGGAGGGTTTGCGCAAGTACTTTGGCCAGTTTGGGCCGGTCAGCTCGTGCACAGtgatgcgcgacggcgcttCTGGTCGCTCGCGTGGCTTTGCGTTTGTTACGTTCGCCGATCCAAAGTCGGTGAATGCAGTCATGGTGCGCGAGCACTACTTGGACGGCAAGATCATCGAtcccaagcgcgccattCCACGCCCGGAGCAGTCAAAGACACAAAAGTGCTTCGTCGGCGGCCTGCCGCAGACGGTCACGCAAGATTCGTTCCGCAAGCTGTTCCAGCAGTTTGGTCATGTGCTGGACAGTACTGTCATGATGGACAAGGATACCGGGCGTCCGCGTGGATTCGGGTTCGTCACTTTTGAGGACGACGAAGGCGTAGAAAAAACATTGGCTACGCAGCCATTGCTTCTCGACGGCAAGCCAATCGAGGTCAAGCGCGCCCAGTCGAGGGGCCAAGCGCCGACGGCCGCGCCGGCTGGTCGCTTCAGTTCGTGCACCAACGATACGGCCAAGAGTGGTGCCCAAGCGCCGTTGCGTATGTGGGGCGCTGGTGCGGATGCTGGTGCTAAGGGCGGCATGCCcgccgcccaaggcgcATTCGACCCGCAGGCTATGGCTAAGATGTACCAACAGATGGGCTGGGGCAGCTCTGCGTGGAATCCACAGATGATGTGGCAGCAAATGATGTCCGCATacatgggcggcggcgcggccaagAGCGGCTGGAATGCCGGCGCGCAGGGTGCAAGCaatccagcagctgcgtatatgcgcgctgcttacagcggcgcaggtgcTGGCGGTaatgctggcgctggcgcgaaTCCGCCGCGTGGCggtgccgatgcacagACGGGATGGGGCGGTCGTGGACAGGACGAGTCTCGCGGACGGCAAGGTGGGAGCGGTAGTGGACACCAACGCGAGCACTCGCCTGTACGCGGGAGCCGCAACTATGATGAGCGTAATCGTTTCTAG